The following are from one region of the Muntiacus reevesi chromosome 3, mMunRee1.1, whole genome shotgun sequence genome:
- the LOC136164056 gene encoding putative speedy protein E7, translating to MQRPQAARNGSPLASSPAPLEAGPEQRTRKMRGRKRKKPTGVKAAAHKSSSLASHPSSSDAVSELKSWSKRKQRRNIWTVNHIEGTKLRMNKRRRPSYRPEDQEAFYRLLEDPVIQSFLEADMFLKVSDKYLLSMVVEYFGRVGLPGHLYNRIHFFLALYIASDMEEDNLMSKRSIFQFLLGREHWPDLYKEFLKLKVEFFHAMGHRAWVTPELCEEIQAQNPHHWVWSRVRQCTP from the exons ATGCAAAGACCTCAAG CTGCCCGGAACGGGAGCCCTCTGGCCTCCAGTCCTGCCCCTCTGGAGGCTGGTCCTGAGCAGAGAACCAGGAAGATGAGAGGCCGCAAGAGGAAGAAACCAACGGGTGTCAAGGCAG CAGCCCACAAGAGCAGCTCCCTGGCCTCCCACCCCAGCTCCTCAGACGCTGTCTCCGAGTTGAAGTCCTGGAGTAAGAGGAAGCAGAGGAGGAACATATGGACTGTCAATCACATCGAGGGAACAAAACTCAGGATGAACAAGAGGAGAAGACCGAGCTATCGTCCAGAAGACCAAGAAGCCTTCTACCGACTTCTGG AGGATCCCGTTATCCAGAGCTTCTTGGAAGCTGACATGTTCCTGAAGGTGTCTGACAAG TACCTGCTGTCCATGGTGGTGGAGTACTTCGGCCGTGTGGGGTTGCCCGGTCACCTCTACAACAGGATCCACTTCTTCCTGGCCCT CTACATCGCCTCTGACATGGAGGAAGACAACCTCATGTCCAAGCGGAGCATCTTCCAGTTCCTGCTGGGCAGGGAGCACTGGCCAGACCTCTACAAGGAGTTCCTCAAGTTGAAGGTGGAATTCTTCCATGCAATGGGGCACCGAGCCTGGGTCACCCCCGAGTTGTGCGAGGAG ATCCAGGCTCAGAACCCACATCACTGGGTCTGGAGTCGGGTGCGCCAGTGCACCCCCTAG
- the LOC136164619 gene encoding NTF2-related export protein 2-like, whose protein sequence is MRKFRNEWSQGDREQHQRRNDFSEEPHTSYSWRGNQGREDVVTPPLQEKGNSDSPMAMAVEFKTYVDQACRAAEEFVNIYYETMDKRRRVLTRLYLEKATLIWNGNVTGLEALANFFDMLPSSEFQVNMLDCLPVHEQATQAQTTVLVVTSGTVKFDGNKQHYFNQNFLLTAQTTANNTVWKIASDCFRFQDWATI, encoded by the coding sequence AtgagaaaattcagaaatgagTGGTCTCAGGGAGACAGAGAACAACACCAAAGAAGAAATGATTTTTCTGAGGAGCCACACACCAGCTATTCGTGGCGAGGGAACCAGGGACGAGAGGACGTAGTGACGCCGCCACTGCAGGAAAAGGGCAATTCGGACTCCCCGATGGCCATGGCTGTGGAATTTAAAACTTACGTAGATCAGGCCTGCAGAGCTGCTGAGGAATTTGTCAATATTTACTATGAGACAATGGACAAAAGAAGACGGGTACTAACCAGGCTGTATCTGGAGAAGGCCACTTTAATATGGAATGGAAATGTTACAGGGCTGGAAGCCCTAGCCAATTTTTTTGACATGTTGCCTTCCAGTGAATTCCAGGTCAATATGTTAGATTGCCTGCCAGTTCATGAGCAAGCTACTCAGGCCCAGACCACAGTTCTTGTTGTGACCAGTGGAACTGTGAAGTTTGACGGCAACAAGCAACACTACTTCAACCAGAACTTCCTGCTGACTGCGCAGACTACTGCTAACAATACCGTGTGGAAGATTGCAAGTGACTGCTTCCGTTTTCAGGATTGGGCCACTATTTAA